One stretch of Pedobacter riviphilus DNA includes these proteins:
- a CDS encoding DUF5008 domain-containing protein produces the protein MKKIKYMLIVFFLCGLVIQGCKKEEELGSDPYADGKAALGIGISQTLPSVPAEGIVGTTVTLKATGLLAYKDQLTFMFNGEKAQVLSVTASEITVKVPDAGSTGITSIAIGDQLILGPQFTVTGIIKNDITWKATAGANGYVSQFYEMQDGRALVIGAFNNYDNKGIITNINRIARTSLDGDYDRTFRTGRGANGSLSRVIEIGGRFIIAGGFSGYNQRTENISNITSLYPNGAIDTIKIQTKKKPTLTDTVTQKWFPKFNGGTNEFISRIYPHQGKILATGNFRYYVKRTYDKDNYDFTRDTVILDSTEIRQILRFNLDGSLDKTYRFNTATNKGNVSANGPIDTYMHTDAANFEKLMVFGNFSTFDGQPAVKILRLAVNGTVDQSFNPGSGVDNGITSLTYNATTRKYFITGAFTKYNGKPVNGMALINEDGSLDESFNARFFEGGYPYFARQISNGLIVVSGDFKKYNNVTRNGFMVLTPTGLLAPGYNTTGPFSGGLSDVIETKSADGKKALLLIGGFYRFDNQPYNNMVRVTIE, from the coding sequence ATGAAAAAAATAAAATACATGCTAATCGTATTTTTTCTTTGCGGCCTGGTTATTCAGGGATGTAAAAAAGAAGAAGAATTGGGTAGCGATCCCTATGCAGATGGAAAGGCTGCTTTGGGTATTGGTATAAGCCAGACTTTACCGTCTGTACCTGCAGAAGGCATTGTAGGCACAACGGTTACCCTTAAAGCTACCGGACTTTTAGCCTATAAAGATCAGTTAACCTTTATGTTTAACGGCGAAAAAGCACAGGTGTTAAGTGTAACCGCAAGCGAAATTACCGTTAAGGTACCCGATGCCGGCAGTACGGGGATTACTTCAATTGCCATTGGCGATCAGTTAATCCTTGGTCCGCAGTTTACGGTAACAGGTATTATCAAAAATGATATTACCTGGAAAGCAACAGCAGGTGCAAACGGTTACGTAAGCCAGTTTTACGAAATGCAGGATGGTCGTGCGTTGGTAATTGGTGCTTTTAATAACTACGATAATAAAGGGATTATTACCAACATTAATCGTATCGCCAGAACATCGTTGGATGGCGATTACGACCGTACCTTCAGAACGGGCAGAGGCGCTAATGGTTCATTATCGCGGGTAATCGAAATCGGTGGAAGGTTTATCATAGCCGGCGGTTTTAGCGGTTACAATCAGCGTACCGAAAACATCAGTAACATTACCAGTTTATACCCTAACGGTGCGATAGATACCATTAAAATACAAACCAAAAAGAAACCAACATTAACTGATACCGTTACCCAAAAATGGTTTCCGAAATTTAATGGCGGTACCAACGAATTTATCAGCCGCATTTATCCGCATCAGGGAAAAATATTGGCAACAGGTAATTTCAGGTACTATGTAAAACGTACTTACGATAAAGATAATTATGATTTTACACGCGATACGGTTATTCTGGATAGTACCGAAATCCGCCAGATTTTAAGATTCAATTTAGATGGTTCGCTGGATAAAACCTATCGTTTTAATACCGCAACCAATAAAGGTAATGTAAGTGCAAATGGCCCTATTGATACCTATATGCATACCGATGCAGCCAACTTCGAAAAACTAATGGTTTTTGGAAACTTCAGTACTTTCGATGGGCAACCCGCTGTAAAGATATTAAGACTGGCAGTCAACGGAACGGTTGATCAGAGCTTTAATCCAGGTAGTGGGGTAGATAATGGAATAACATCGCTTACCTATAATGCCACCACCAGAAAATACTTCATTACTGGGGCATTTACAAAATACAATGGCAAACCTGTAAACGGAATGGCACTCATTAATGAAGATGGTAGTCTGGATGAGTCTTTCAATGCCAGATTCTTTGAAGGTGGCTATCCTTACTTTGCCCGCCAGATTTCGAACGGGTTGATTGTAGTAAGCGGCGATTTTAAAAAGTACAACAATGTAACGAGAAATGGTTTTATGGTGCTTACGCCAACAGGACTGCTTGCGCCTGGATATAATACCACCGGACCATTTTCTGGTGGCCTTTCTGATGTGATTGAAACCAAATCTGCCGATGGTAAAAAAGCATTATTGCTGATTGGTGGCTTTTATCGTTTCGATAATCAGCCCTATAACAACATGGTAAGAGTAACTATTGAATAA
- a CDS encoding DUF4983 domain-containing protein, with protein sequence MSTIKKYKLLIGVMAAIIATAIFSCNKDFDRTLTAKDGTDTTKVRYGSRKVLYLIVDGARGQSVAAANIPNITALLPTSIYSWVALNEPEATQNASNWANMLTGVKKSKSLVNDDALTNNNLQNYPIIFKRIKESRLQTKIAAYTSSAVFKSLTTGADISDLLAGDDQVKAAVINQLNTDTASVVVGHFTDVDKSGIASGYDNSFPAYKAAIEKFDTQVGEIISALKKRKNYANEDWLVVIASSDGGAFTLPPNADDQTIFSKTANNAFVIYYSASYKKRILVKPFTGNRYLGKTVKLVGQDIRAEIAGTDANVYNIDDTTKMTIELKVKKNKDQFFWPSILGKRNEWSSGHPSVGWVIYLEDRYWYFEWRGTKDGDYRQCRGGDLIQGRWENLSVKLEQRGNQRFIRTYTNGTFNNELEITASGSLANTNALKLGYLNGQGHGEPDVYVSDIRFFKLSVPDGVIQQYACETAIDQSHPSYNYLVGYWPATDGNGDKMIDLSSQARDFKLQGAYVWENFNDLICPPSASTLAVLVPQTSDIPVQVINWLKIANKQTWALDGRVWLDQ encoded by the coding sequence ATGAGCACAATAAAAAAATATAAATTATTGATTGGTGTAATGGCCGCAATAATTGCAACCGCGATATTTTCTTGTAACAAAGATTTCGATAGGACGCTTACCGCTAAAGATGGTACTGATACCACAAAGGTAAGGTATGGCAGCCGCAAGGTTTTGTACCTGATTGTTGATGGCGCAAGAGGACAATCTGTAGCTGCGGCCAATATTCCCAATATTACCGCTTTACTGCCAACTTCTATTTACAGCTGGGTGGCTTTAAATGAACCGGAGGCTACGCAGAATGCGAGTAATTGGGCAAATATGTTAACCGGGGTAAAGAAAAGTAAAAGTTTGGTAAATGATGACGCGCTGACCAATAATAACCTGCAGAATTATCCGATTATTTTTAAACGGATTAAAGAAAGCAGGCTACAAACTAAAATTGCAGCTTATACCTCTTCAGCAGTATTTAAGAGCTTAACTACTGGGGCCGATATCAGCGATCTGCTAGCTGGCGATGACCAGGTAAAAGCTGCGGTAATTAACCAGCTCAATACCGATACTGCTTCGGTAGTGGTAGGGCATTTTACAGATGTAGATAAATCCGGTATTGCTTCTGGTTATGACAATTCATTTCCTGCCTACAAAGCAGCTATAGAGAAATTTGATACCCAAGTAGGGGAGATCATTTCTGCTTTAAAAAAGCGTAAAAACTATGCAAACGAAGATTGGTTGGTGGTAATTGCTTCAAGCGATGGAGGTGCATTTACACTTCCTCCAAATGCTGACGATCAAACCATTTTTAGTAAAACAGCCAACAATGCTTTTGTGATTTATTACAGTGCAAGCTATAAGAAAAGAATCCTTGTGAAGCCATTTACCGGCAACAGGTACTTGGGTAAAACGGTTAAACTGGTTGGGCAGGATATTAGGGCGGAAATTGCAGGAACCGATGCCAATGTTTATAATATCGATGATACCACCAAAATGACCATTGAGCTTAAGGTGAAGAAAAACAAAGATCAGTTTTTCTGGCCAAGCATTTTGGGTAAGCGTAACGAATGGTCGAGTGGGCACCCAAGTGTGGGGTGGGTAATCTATCTCGAAGACCGTTACTGGTATTTTGAGTGGAGAGGTACAAAAGATGGCGATTATAGGCAATGCAGAGGCGGCGACCTCATTCAGGGGCGTTGGGAAAACCTTTCGGTTAAATTAGAGCAACGTGGCAATCAAAGATTTATCCGTACCTACACCAATGGTACTTTTAACAACGAGTTGGAAATAACCGCTTCAGGCTCACTGGCCAATACTAATGCACTTAAACTGGGTTATCTAAATGGACAGGGGCACGGAGAACCTGATGTATATGTTAGTGATATCCGTTTCTTTAAGTTAAGTGTGCCAGATGGGGTAATTCAGCAGTATGCTTGCGAAACCGCTATCGATCAAAGTCACCCATCTTATAACTATTTAGTTGGCTACTGGCCAGCTACCGATGGAAATGGCGATAAAATGATTGATCTTTCATCTCAGGCACGCGATTTCAAACTGCAGGGAGCATATGTTTGGGAAAACTTCAACGATCTGATCTGTCCGCCTTCTGCCAGTACTTTGGCGGTGCTGGTTCCCCAAACATCCGATATACCCGTTCAGGTAATTAACTGGTTAAAAATAGCCAACAAGCAAACCTGGGCGCTTGACGGAAGAGTTTGGTTAGATCAATAA
- a CDS encoding PA14 domain-containing protein produces the protein MKKIIYALLIGLTIIVGAYSCKESQIEDLKLPDPAGKSITGEGIVVGNVTMDNQFVKVPFKISLSGIAEEAFQVGLTLNNDTVTQLINNGGLTNAVLMPSAAVEYPNVINVTYGTDNAEGVAIVRRSVLERYLGKKVVFALKLSAPGKGNKIASGKSTILVIINTSDLLKQSDVHYLTFQGGGTYTVTQGPNYQVGPAGVTIPLIISLDNAPTTAFNVKIKDNIDTIASLLSAGTLINAVHLAAKDFTLDTLVRFNTGASNAIVRLSIPWPVFDANIVANKKFAFALSLSDNTNHVIHPTKGKVIVVVDPSVNLDNNSPIIGNGTGLIAKYYTNTQLAPDDGREPFATRIDGTIEFSGDGWPDNVKNTAGVSLSRDNFASKWSGEFLAPVRGDYIFYQTRWDDGSRLYINGKAIIDDYTTQWDKPERKATIRLERGIKYRIEAHHRENVGGQQAYLEYEVPSAGITGKRAIPRTQLFPTP, from the coding sequence ATGAAAAAAATTATATACGCCCTGTTAATAGGTTTAACCATCATTGTTGGTGCCTATTCATGTAAAGAATCGCAGATAGAAGATTTGAAACTGCCCGATCCGGCCGGTAAAAGCATTACAGGTGAAGGGATTGTGGTAGGCAACGTAACGATGGATAACCAGTTTGTAAAAGTGCCTTTCAAAATCTCCCTTTCGGGTATTGCTGAAGAAGCTTTTCAAGTAGGTTTAACCTTAAATAATGATACTGTTACCCAGTTAATCAATAACGGAGGCTTAACCAATGCGGTACTCATGCCATCGGCAGCAGTAGAATACCCCAATGTAATTAATGTAACTTACGGTACCGATAATGCCGAGGGTGTAGCCATTGTGCGCAGATCTGTACTGGAACGCTACCTGGGTAAGAAAGTGGTTTTTGCCTTAAAGCTATCGGCACCGGGCAAAGGTAACAAAATTGCCAGCGGTAAATCTACAATTCTGGTTATCATTAATACCTCCGATTTATTAAAACAAAGTGATGTGCATTATCTTACTTTTCAAGGCGGTGGTACTTATACCGTTACGCAGGGACCAAATTATCAGGTTGGGCCTGCAGGGGTTACCATTCCATTGATTATCAGTTTGGATAATGCGCCTACAACAGCCTTTAATGTTAAGATCAAAGATAATATCGATACCATTGCCTCCTTACTTTCTGCAGGTACACTTATAAATGCTGTTCATCTGGCGGCTAAAGATTTTACCCTCGATACTTTGGTAAGGTTTAACACCGGGGCAAGCAATGCAATAGTCAGATTGTCCATTCCATGGCCGGTTTTCGATGCCAACATTGTAGCCAATAAAAAATTCGCCTTTGCTTTAAGTCTTAGCGATAATACCAACCATGTTATTCACCCCACAAAAGGTAAAGTAATTGTGGTGGTAGATCCGAGTGTAAACCTCGATAACAACTCTCCGATTATTGGTAACGGTACTGGTTTAATTGCGAAATACTATACCAATACCCAGTTGGCCCCTGATGACGGACGTGAGCCTTTTGCTACCCGTATTGATGGTACAATAGAGTTTTCGGGCGACGGATGGCCGGACAACGTTAAAAATACCGCCGGAGTATCTTTAAGCAGGGATAATTTTGCCTCAAAATGGAGCGGAGAGTTCCTGGCACCCGTAAGGGGCGATTATATTTTCTATCAAACCCGTTGGGATGATGGATCGCGGTTATATATTAATGGTAAAGCTATTATTGACGATTATACCACACAGTGGGATAAACCAGAGAGAAAGGCCACTATCCGTTTAGAGCGTGGTATTAAATATAGAATTGAAGCGCATCACCGCGAAAATGTGGGCGGCCAGCAGGCTTATCTCGAATATGAAGTACCATCAGCAGGTATAACAGGTAAAAGGGCGATTCCAAGAACACAATTATTTCCAACCCCATAA
- a CDS encoding PKD domain-containing protein has product MKTNMKRLWSICTVLLLIMVLMVKCKKSSTEEVVPVVEEPKPLVAFDYKIPDPAKYQEVQFTADPKNYKTLLWQFGDDSTSVEVSPKHVYRFPGTYRVILTIRNGQGYAATKEINLKVVDPNFDPTKYGENYMKTIGGKFSVNLEAGAGPNSAEGSSKLVDQDINTKFLQAGFDGTQRCTFELNTPQVVGAYTMTSGNDAADRDPRYWILQGSLDGIQYTDLHTVTVCPWANENSGPSRKQTKLFHFDNYIAYKFYRLYIKANRGSRIFQLAEWTINKKQP; this is encoded by the coding sequence ATGAAAACTAATATGAAAAGATTATGGAGCATCTGTACCGTGTTACTCCTTATCATGGTGTTAATGGTAAAGTGCAAAAAGAGCAGTACGGAAGAGGTTGTTCCGGTAGTAGAAGAGCCTAAACCACTGGTAGCATTCGATTATAAAATACCAGACCCGGCAAAATACCAGGAGGTGCAATTTACGGCCGACCCAAAAAATTATAAAACTTTGTTGTGGCAGTTTGGTGATGATAGTACTTCGGTTGAAGTTTCGCCTAAACATGTGTATCGTTTTCCGGGGACTTACCGGGTAATTTTAACCATCCGTAATGGACAGGGCTACGCTGCAACTAAAGAGATTAATCTGAAAGTGGTTGACCCTAATTTCGATCCAACCAAATACGGCGAAAACTACATGAAAACCATTGGCGGTAAATTTTCGGTTAACCTCGAGGCAGGTGCCGGTCCCAATTCTGCTGAGGGATCTAGTAAACTTGTCGATCAGGATATCAATACCAAATTTTTGCAGGCTGGTTTTGATGGTACGCAACGTTGTACTTTCGAACTTAATACCCCACAAGTAGTGGGTGCCTATACCATGACTTCGGGTAACGATGCCGCCGACCGCGATCCGAGATACTGGATTTTACAGGGATCGTTAGATGGTATTCAGTATACCGATCTGCATACCGTAACAGTGTGCCCATGGGCAAATGAAAATAGCGGGCCAAGCAGAAAGCAAACCAAGCTTTTCCACTTTGATAATTATATAGCCTATAAATTTTATCGTTTGTATATCAAAGCAAACAGGGGTAGCCGTATATTTCAATTGGCCGAGTGGACAATCAACAAAAAACAGCCTTAG
- a CDS encoding glutaminase family protein, which yields MFVASLLKAQERKAPAYPLITHNTYFSIWSNTDKLNESSTQHWTGADHSLLGMINVDGGIYRFLGKETTAYKTVVPASDEKAYEVKYTETEPVGDWKATNYMANNWQTGAAPIGDDAKNVKTLWKSHDIWVRRTFNVANPASINELFLKINHDDNIEVYLNGKKIYTKEGWTNNFQYIALNNSDKNALKAGSNVMAIHLINTAGGRFLDFGLVDKLKDNAEKVQIAKQKSVDINATQTIYNFTCGKVDLKLTFTSPLLMNDLGLFARPVSYVSYQVKANDGKTHQVKVYLSASSNIAVYRPTQEVTTSKYNTAKLSVLKTGTVEQPVLQKASDDMRIDWGYFYVAAPKTSNVIQFVTTEKDAADAFRKGNSASTAKQGKMLALNTVIPFGLVGKAAVEKYVELGYDEIYAVQYFNKNLRPWWNTSGKETLESQLSAAADEYKTVIQKCEAFNQNLYADALKSGGKEYADLCVLAYRQSIAAHTLVKSPQGEILWLSKENNSGGFINTVDVTYPSAPLYLIYNPELLQGMLNGIFYFSESGKYPHPWAAHDLGTYPLANGQTYGEPMPVEESGNMIILTAAIAKAQGNANYAKAHWKTLTTWVDYLTKEGLDPKTQLCTDDFAGHLARNANLSVKAIVGIACYAQMAKTLGYDDVAKKYRNIAESMVPKWIEMADAGDHYALTFDNKDTWSQKYNLVWDKVLDLNLFPQKIYDTETKYYLTKQNRYGIPLDSRKAYTKNDWILWTATFAPTQKEFEALVHPVYKHAIETESRVPLNDFYDSNTGIRDNFKARSVIGGFYMKMFADKLAGK from the coding sequence ATGTTTGTAGCCAGCTTGCTAAAAGCACAAGAGCGAAAGGCGCCAGCTTATCCCTTAATTACGCACAATACCTATTTTAGTATTTGGTCTAACACGGATAAATTAAACGAATCTTCTACCCAACATTGGACGGGTGCCGATCATTCTCTTTTAGGAATGATTAATGTGGATGGTGGTATTTATCGTTTTTTAGGTAAAGAAACCACTGCCTACAAAACGGTTGTACCTGCTTCAGATGAAAAAGCTTACGAAGTAAAATATACGGAAACCGAGCCTGTGGGGGATTGGAAAGCTACAAATTACATGGCCAATAACTGGCAAACAGGTGCTGCACCAATAGGAGACGATGCCAAAAATGTGAAAACATTGTGGAAATCGCACGATATCTGGGTAAGAAGAACCTTTAACGTAGCTAACCCTGCATCAATAAACGAACTGTTTTTAAAGATCAATCACGATGATAATATTGAGGTTTACCTAAACGGGAAGAAAATATATACCAAAGAAGGTTGGACCAATAATTTCCAATACATTGCCTTAAACAATAGCGATAAAAATGCCTTAAAAGCCGGATCGAATGTAATGGCCATCCACCTGATTAATACTGCCGGGGGGCGTTTTCTTGATTTTGGTTTAGTAGACAAATTAAAGGATAATGCCGAAAAAGTACAGATAGCTAAACAAAAAAGTGTTGATATTAATGCCACACAAACCATTTATAACTTTACCTGCGGTAAGGTTGATTTAAAATTAACTTTTACCTCTCCTTTGCTCATGAACGATTTGGGTTTATTTGCACGTCCGGTTTCTTACGTCTCCTATCAGGTAAAAGCAAATGATGGTAAAACCCACCAGGTAAAAGTATACCTCAGTGCATCGTCAAACATTGCGGTTTACCGCCCTACTCAAGAAGTTACAACAAGTAAATATAACACGGCCAAATTATCGGTATTAAAAACGGGTACAGTAGAACAGCCAGTTCTTCAGAAAGCAAGTGATGATATGCGCATTGATTGGGGTTACTTTTATGTGGCTGCGCCAAAAACAAGCAATGTCATCCAGTTTGTAACGACCGAAAAAGATGCTGCTGATGCTTTTAGAAAAGGAAATTCGGCTTCAACGGCTAAACAGGGTAAAATGCTCGCATTAAATACCGTTATCCCTTTCGGACTGGTAGGTAAAGCTGCGGTAGAAAAATATGTTGAATTGGGTTATGATGAAATTTATGCTGTTCAATACTTCAATAAAAATTTAAGGCCGTGGTGGAATACCTCAGGTAAAGAAACCCTCGAATCACAACTAAGCGCTGCTGCAGACGAGTACAAAACCGTGATTCAGAAATGCGAGGCTTTTAATCAAAATTTATATGCTGATGCCTTAAAATCAGGTGGTAAAGAATACGCAGATTTATGTGTTTTAGCTTATCGCCAGAGCATTGCTGCACATACTTTGGTAAAGAGCCCGCAGGGTGAAATTTTATGGTTATCTAAAGAAAACAACAGTGGTGGTTTTATTAACACTGTTGATGTAACTTACCCTTCGGCGCCATTATACCTGATTTATAACCCGGAGTTATTACAGGGCATGTTGAACGGGATTTTCTATTTCAGCGAAAGTGGAAAATATCCTCACCCTTGGGCAGCACACGATTTAGGTACCTATCCTTTGGCAAACGGACAAACTTATGGCGAGCCAATGCCTGTAGAAGAATCGGGTAATATGATTATTTTAACTGCAGCAATTGCCAAAGCACAGGGAAATGCCAATTATGCCAAAGCACATTGGAAAACCTTAACCACCTGGGTTGATTATTTAACCAAAGAAGGTTTAGATCCAAAAACACAACTGTGTACCGATGATTTTGCTGGTCACCTGGCCCGCAATGCCAATTTATCTGTAAAAGCAATTGTAGGTATTGCCTGTTATGCCCAAATGGCGAAAACATTGGGATATGATGATGTGGCCAAAAAATATAGGAACATTGCCGAAAGCATGGTGCCAAAATGGATAGAAATGGCCGATGCAGGTGATCATTATGCCTTAACTTTTGATAATAAAGATACCTGGAGCCAGAAATATAACCTGGTTTGGGATAAGGTCCTGGACTTAAACCTCTTTCCGCAGAAAATTTATGATACCGAAACCAAATATTACCTGACTAAACAAAACAGGTACGGTATTCCGTTGGATAGCAGAAAAGCCTACACTAAAAACGACTGGATTTTATGGACGGCCACTTTTGCCCCGACCCAAAAAGAATTTGAGGCTTTGGTGCATCCGGTATACAAACATGCCATTGAAACCGAATCGAGGGTGCCGTTAAACGATTTTTATGATTCGAATACGGGTATCCGCGATAACTTTAAAGCCCGTAGTGTAATCGGTGGTTTTTACATGAAAATGTTTGCCGATAAATTAGCTGGCAAATAA
- the dinB gene encoding DNA polymerase IV: MSDLIPPVLRKIIHIDMDAFYASVEQRDFPEYRGKPLVVGGKPDSRGVVSTASYEARQYGIRSAMSSSKAYQLCPTAIFVYPRFDAYTAVSKALREIFSRYTDIIEPLSLDEAYLDVTEDKLGIGSAIDIAQSIKDAIKNELNLTASAGVSINKFVAKVASDMNKPDGLTFIGPSKIEAFMEKLPVEKFFGVGKVTSAKMKAMQINTGADLKKLTEAQLVAQFGKSGRFYYKIVRGIDERPVQSHRETKSVGAEDTFPEDTNEDSVMHDLLKQISETVAKRLEKYQLSGKTVTLKIKFADFKLITRSRSFAAPINKAEIIYTEAIKLLEEAAIGLTQVRLLGITLSRFYDDVEIEKPESNQLEFEF; encoded by the coding sequence ATGTCTGATTTAATTCCACCGGTTTTAAGAAAAATAATTCATATCGATATGGATGCTTTTTATGCATCTGTAGAGCAACGCGATTTTCCTGAATACCGGGGAAAACCTTTAGTGGTTGGTGGCAAGCCCGATAGCCGTGGTGTGGTTTCAACAGCCAGTTACGAAGCCCGGCAATATGGAATCCGCTCGGCAATGTCGAGCAGTAAAGCTTACCAGCTTTGCCCGACAGCAATTTTCGTATACCCACGTTTTGATGCCTATACCGCAGTTTCGAAAGCGCTTAGGGAAATTTTTAGTCGGTATACTGATATTATAGAACCCCTTTCATTGGATGAGGCTTACCTTGATGTAACGGAAGACAAGCTCGGAATCGGGTCGGCTATTGATATTGCTCAATCTATTAAAGATGCGATTAAAAATGAGTTAAACTTAACCGCTTCGGCAGGTGTATCCATCAATAAGTTTGTGGCCAAAGTAGCTTCAGATATGAATAAACCCGATGGTCTAACTTTTATTGGCCCATCGAAGATTGAAGCTTTTATGGAAAAACTCCCGGTAGAAAAATTCTTCGGGGTAGGCAAGGTTACCAGTGCCAAAATGAAGGCCATGCAGATTAATACAGGTGCAGATTTAAAAAAATTAACAGAAGCCCAGCTTGTAGCCCAATTCGGTAAATCGGGTAGATTTTATTATAAAATTGTTCGTGGTATTGATGAACGCCCAGTTCAGTCGCATCGCGAAACCAAATCAGTTGGTGCAGAGGATACCTTTCCTGAAGATACCAATGAAGATTCGGTGATGCACGATCTGTTGAAACAGATCAGTGAAACCGTGGCCAAACGTTTGGAAAAATATCAACTCAGTGGAAAAACGGTAACCTTAAAAATCAAATTTGCCGATTTTAAATTGATTACGCGCAGCCGGTCTTTTGCTGCACCGATAAACAAAGCAGAGATAATTTATACTGAAGCGATAAAACTTTTGGAAGAGGCTGCTATTGGCCTGACACAGGTACGGTTGTTAGGTATTACCTTATCTCGGTTTTATGATGATGTAGAAATAGAAAAGCCAGAAAGTAATCAGCTGGAGTTTGAGTTTTAA
- a CDS encoding DUF6717 family protein produces the protein MERVIRFYKNAKHEWYADIPEWGGDIADLQMVEGADELLNWIAAAGNECKLLMADMPIEDAEILDLVYAREENLGGGGDYLLEKFRGGFKNHKLWLCHVTEFVFKQLPERIYFKEMD, from the coding sequence ATGGAGAGAGTAATCCGTTTTTATAAAAATGCAAAGCACGAATGGTATGCCGATATACCCGAATGGGGTGGAGATATAGCCGATTTGCAAATGGTAGAGGGTGCCGATGAATTATTAAACTGGATAGCGGCTGCCGGGAATGAATGCAAATTACTGATGGCTGATATGCCTATTGAAGATGCCGAAATTTTAGATCTTGTTTATGCCCGCGAAGAGAATTTGGGGGGTGGTGGCGACTATCTGTTAGAAAAGTTTAGAGGTGGATTTAAGAACCATAAACTTTGGCTTTGTCATGTAACGGAGTTTGTTTTTAAGCAATTGCCTGAACGGATTTATTTTAAGGAGATGGATTAA
- a CDS encoding response regulator, whose product MRNKKILIADDDEGIVDAVTMILEVMGYDVEFTYDGGAVIDAVKNKPDLIMLDIWMSGHDGRDICKQLKNDPQFKEIPILMISASRDIRQSALDAGANDFMEKPFEMDSLLNKVEVLLN is encoded by the coding sequence ATGAGAAATAAGAAAATACTCATCGCTGATGATGACGAAGGAATTGTTGATGCTGTGACGATGATTTTGGAAGTGATGGGTTATGATGTTGAGTTTACATATGATGGCGGGGCAGTTATAGATGCAGTAAAAAACAAGCCAGACCTGATTATGCTAGATATCTGGATGAGTGGACATGATGGCAGGGATATCTGCAAACAGCTTAAAAACGACCCTCAATTTAAGGAAATTCCTATTTTAATGATCTCAGCCAGCAGAGACATCAGACAATCTGCACTTGATGCCGGTGCGAATGATTTTATGGAAAAACCATTTGAGATGGATTCTTTACTGAATAAGGTAGAAGTATTATTGAATTAG